In Thermothelomyces thermophilus ATCC 42464 chromosome 4, complete sequence, a single genomic region encodes these proteins:
- a CDS encoding glycoside hydrolase family 61 protein (GH61 protein), with protein sequence MKLATLLAALTLGVADLSVGSRKFGVYEHIRKNTNYNSPVTDLSDTNLRCNVGGGSGTSTTVLDVKAGDSFTFFSDVAVYHQGPISLCVDRTSMYMSKTPGSAQDYDGSGDCFKIYDWGPTFNGGQASWPTRNSYEYSILKCIRDGEYLLRIQSLAIHNPGALPQFYISCAQVNVTGGGTIYFNFHSYIVPGPAVFKC encoded by the exons ATGAAGCTCGCCACgctcctcgccgccctcaCCCTCGGGGTGGCCGAC CTCAGCGTCGGGTCCAGAAAGTTTGGCGTGTACGAGCACATTCGCAAGAACACGAACTACAACTCGCCCGTTACCGACCTGTCGGACACCAACCTGCGCTGCAACGTCGGCGGGGGCTCGGGCACCAGCACCACCGTGCTCGACGTCAAGGCCGGAGACTCGTTCACCTTCTTCAGCGACGTTGCCGTCTACCACCAGGGGCCCATCTCGCTGTGCGTGGACCGGACCA GTATGTACATGTCCAAAACTCCCGGCTCAGCCCAGGACTACGACGGGTCCGGTGACTGTTTCAAGATCTATGACTGGGGACCGACGTTCAACGGGGGCCAGGCGTCGTGGCCGACGAGGA ATTCGTACGAGTACAGCATCCTCAAGTGCATCAGGGACGGCGAATACCTACTGCGGATTCAGTCCCTGGCCATCCATAACCCAGGTGCCCTTCCGCAGTTCTACATCAGCTGCGCCCAGGTGAATGTGACGGGCGGAGGCACC ATCTATTTCAACTTCCACTCGTATATCGTCCCTGGGCCGGCAGTGTTCAAGTGCTAG